A segment of the Fibrobacter sp. genome:
TATTCCTGTTCGTCTTCTTCGGCCTTGAAGGCGCAGAAATCTGCACGAAGTGTCCATACCAGAAGTTCCAGCTGGACCTTGGGATCCTTGCAATCCTCGATATCGACGAGGCCTTTGCCGATGGTTTCGTAAAGATCGTCAGGACGGTTGAGCAAACGGCTTTCTCCGCTTACAACCTACATCAATGTTTCGCGGAGGCGATCTTCCTTACTGCGGTTGGACTGAGCCAAAGCCGGAGACTTAAAAAACTTTTTCTTCTTTGCCACAACCTCAAATCTAGCAAAAAAAATACGCAGCAATCACCAATCTTCAACCACAAACTTTTTTTATTTCTCTATATTTGATGAATAAATGTAACGGGGGTTATAATGAAAAAGTTTTTTTGTTTTGGAATACTTCTACAAGCACTGTTCCTGTTTGCCGGCTGCGATGACGATGGATCATCCAGTGTCTTTTCTGCTCAAGATGAAATAAGCAAGGATGACGACAAAGGCAGCAGTTCTTCAGGCAAGAGCAGTTCTTCAGGCAAGAGCAGTTCTTCTGACAAGAGCAGTTCTTCAGTCAAAAGCAGTTCTTCTGGCAAGAGCAGTTCCTCCAAGGCACTTCCCTACAAAGTGGACCCATCTACGGTAAAAACAGGAACATTTACCGACGAACGCGACGGTCGGAAGTACAAGTACGTCACCATCGGCAACCAGACCTGGATGGCGGAAAACTTGAATTTCAAGACAGAGAACGGAAGTTCCTGCGCTGCAGGCGAAAAGGACAAGGATTGCAATACTTTTGGACGAATTTATTCCTGGGCAGGATTACTGGATTCCGAAAACAGCCTTTGTACCGCCATGGAAAAATGCGAATACCCCTTCCAGGGAGTCTGCCCCAACGGATGGCATATTCCTGACATCGTGGAATGGGACACCCTTGCAGTGGCGATGGGGGGCAAAAGCGAATCCTACGGGGAATCAAGATACTACGACAACATCGCCAGTCGCCTGCTTGCAAAGGAGAATTGCGAAAAAAAATACTGCGGCACAGACGAATATCACTTCTCCGTCATCACTCAAAAGGATTCCCTCACAGGGACCACAGGTTTCGCCACCTCCAGAAACTTTAACTACGAAAACATCTATTACCATGCGGGCTACACCCGAGGGGTATACGTCAGCCTATCGTCATCCAAGCTCAGCGTCTACGGAATTGACCGTCGCAACGGATCATTCGCCATCCGCTGCGTCAAAAGCGAAAACATCCCCGACCTCAAGGACCCAGCCACCATCAAGTCAAACCATAAGGGCTGCGAAGATGCCGTCTGGTCACCGAAAGTGAAGCCCTGCAGCGACAAAAAGACAGATAACTGCGAGCGTGAAGATGGCGGCATCAAGATTGGAACGCAAATTTGGAAACACGGGCCCAAGGAATCTGTAGCCGTTTATAGAGCTGCCTCCTGCGAACAGGGGTGGCATGTTCCCGACTCATTGGAATGGGAAATCCTATTCGACAACATCGGCGGAAAATGCTTTGCAGGAATGATGATGAAATCCGCCAGTGGATGGAACGAAGGAAACGGCCTAAACGCCTACGGATTCGACCTTAAGCCAACCGGATACTATGGCGTATGGGTGGATACAGAAAAGAGAAGTGCAAGCATCGACTATAGGGAACTGACCGAGCCCAAGACCTTTGCCGGTTACTTTGTCCGCAAAGGCGAAAGCAATGATTACAGAAACATCTTTGGATTCGGCCCAACCTCCAGCGTTTCCTATAAATCTATTTACCACGAAACAGGAAACCTGCTATGCGTCAAGGGCTATGTCCAGGAATTCCGCGACACAGCTCTGACCGGGAATCCCTACCTGAATCCCGATTTTAAGTATGGCGAATACACAGATCCACGAGACAATCAAGTCTACAAGACAACAGTCATTTTGAATCAAAAGTGGATGGCCGAGAACTTAAACTACGAAACGGAAAACAGCCAGTCCGACCATGCCCGATTCCATGGGCTATTCTACAACTTTGAAGAAGCCCGAACCGCATGTCCCGCAGGATGGCACCTTCCTAGCAAGACAGACTTCGACACACTGCTGTACCTAGCCGCCCCCAATAACCACTCCTACACGCTGGTTTCAAAAAGAGACCGCAATGCCAACGATTCTCTGGGCTTTTCCATGGCCTTCGTGGAAAACAACACGTCGACTGGCAATAGCTACGCGGAGTTCTGGTCTTCCGATGCAGCATCCGATACAACATCCTACGCGCTGTATTCCTATCATTATGGCGTCAGCGACACCATCCGTTTCCTACAACCCAGACAATCCCGGTATCTCTCGGTTCGCTGCCTCAACGACACTTCCGTCGCCTATGGCTACAGCGGCGACTACGGGACTCTTACCGACGAACGAGACGGGAATACCTACAAAACCCTAGAAATCAACGGAACCACATGGATGGCTGAAAACCTTAGGTTCAATTCCAAGACTAGCACATGCTCTTCACTCAGGGACGCTTGCAGAACAATAGGCAGGCACTATCCCGCCCCATTCGTTCCTGACAGCTCAGAGACCTTGTGTCCTGAAAACTGGCACGTTTCCACGACAGCAGATTGGGATAGTCTGCTCGCCTTTGTTCAAAAGAATGGCAAGGACCTGATGAGCATTTTTGGATGGCACGCCCGAGCCCATGGAACAGACAAGTACGGTTTTAACGTACTTCCGAACACCTGTTTAGAAAAGAAATACGGATACCTCGATATTTATGAAAGTAACGGAGTGGCCTGCCTAGGAGCCGTCGATGCAACCAACAATGCAAGCAGATACTACCTTACCGTCACCTCCAGGGACGGAATGAAACGTAACTTCAACTTTCAGCGTATAGATGAAGATATCGAAAAAAAATACTTCCGCTACGGAATCCGCTGCGTCAAGGATGACTAAGTTTTAATCATTTCTTTTCGCGGATACGCTTGTAAAGGCTTTCCGCCTTTTCTGTTTCACCTGCATTGGTAAACACATGGCCTACGTTCTCGGCACCGATGCGGCCCTGGGACGAGCCTGCAAGCCAAGCCTTCATATAGCATTCAAAGGCTTCGTCGTAGCGTTTCTGGTTAAAGTAGATCTGTCCCAAGTCCAGATTCAGGTCGCCCTTGCCCTTGTTATGGCGAAGGCCTTCTTCCAGCGTAAATATGGCCATCCAGGGGGATTCATTCTTCACGTACATCTGGGCTAGATAACGGCGGGCAGAAACATTCTCCGGATCCATCAGCAGGCCGTTTTCCATCTCGTTCAGTGACTGTCTGGTGGAATCCATACTGCGATAGTAATACGCCAGCGTAAAGTGAACATCGGCGCCGGCAGTGGCTGTCATCTGCAATGCATTCTGTAAGGTCTTTATGGCGTACTCATAGTCGCCAAGCTTTTCATAGACTTCGGCAAGTCCATACCAGGCATCCATGCGGTCCGGGTTCAGCTGCAGGGCACGTTCAAAGTTCTTCTGGGCCAAAGTCCAGTCACGACCCTTCATATAGCATTCAGCCAGGGCAAAATGGACATGGTCCGATTCCACACCCAATTCTACGGCACGGTTGTAGGCAGCAATGGCCTCCCCTGCATCCCCTGCCAAATAGTAGATGTCGCCCATGAGCATCCAGGCCTTTTCAAAATTCGGGAGCAGTTCCACAGTACGGCGGTAAGCTACCAAGGCCACCTGCTTACGGTCCAGCTGGACTAGGGCGTTTCCCAGGTTAAACCAGGCGAAAGGCTCGTAACGGCCTTCATCGATGGCAGCACGATAAAGAGGCACAGCCTCCTTGTACTTACCCTGGTCATAAAGTTCATTGGCCTTGAAGAAGTAATCTTCAGCCGCAAAAGAAGAAACAGCAAGGAGCAGCAGCCCCAACATCGCTACGGCTAGATTCTTCGCCTTCGGCTCAGAATGACGCAGGATTGGGTCGGAATGACACATGCAACTACTTAACAAAGCGGAACTCCTTTGTAGCCTTCTGGGCCACCGGATATCCGCCGAGCTGGGCGGGACTGAACTTCCACTGGCGTACGGCATTCAATGCTTCGGTTTCAAAGCCATAGCCCGGAGGATCCAAGGTCAAGACCTGAGTCTGGGCCACATCGCCATAAACGTCAATTACAATCAAGACCTTCACATAGCCGGAAACACCCAGACGCTTAGCGCGTTCAGGGAACTTGGGCTGAATTTCACGAAGAACGGAAGCCTGTTCATCCACTTCGCCAGCTTCGTACACCACGTTTTCCATACCGCCCGTTCCAACGGCAACTCCGTCACCGGCAGCACCACGAGCAAGGGACAAATCCATCTGGAAATTCTGGGAACGCCCTACACCCATGTTGGAAGAAATCTTGAAGGGATTGGGATTAACAATCGTACGGATAACCTTCTGCTTGACCTCGGGCTTTTTCTCGCTAACAAGAACTTCTACTTCGGTAACCGCTTCCAGCTCCTTCTCGGTCTTAACACCCTTATCAAACAGCAGGGCATTGATAACGGGGACTGCCAAGAAGAAAATCGCGCTCACCACAAAGGAAAGCACCAGCGCTATGGGATAGCGTAGATACTTAGCGACAAGATCTGTGGGAGAGAAGGTGGACATAGTTATGAGTTATGAGTTATGAGTTATGAGTTATGAGTGAAGAATGAAAGATGAAGAATGATTTAATTTTTCATATTTCATTTTGCATTTTTCATTTTCTCGTTAGGCTTTATTCCTCTTTGTTTGCGGAAATGGAAACTTTACGAACCTTGGCCAAGTTACATTCATCAAGAATATCGACCACAACCCCGTTGGGTGCATCGCGGTCGCTAACAATAATCACAGGGCGATCCGGAGCTTCGGCCATCATCTGACGCAGCACCGTATTGAGTGTCGTCAGGTTCACC
Coding sequences within it:
- a CDS encoding tetratricopeptide repeat protein — protein: MLSSCMCHSDPILRHSEPKAKNLAVAMLGLLLLAVSSFAAEDYFFKANELYDQGKYKEAVPLYRAAIDEGRYEPFAWFNLGNALVQLDRKQVALVAYRRTVELLPNFEKAWMLMGDIYYLAGDAGEAIAAYNRAVELGVESDHVHFALAECYMKGRDWTLAQKNFERALQLNPDRMDAWYGLAEVYEKLGDYEYAIKTLQNALQMTATAGADVHFTLAYYYRSMDSTRQSLNEMENGLLMDPENVSARRYLAQMYVKNESPWMAIFTLEEGLRHNKGKGDLNLDLGQIYFNQKRYDEAFECYMKAWLAGSSQGRIGAENVGHVFTNAGETEKAESLYKRIREKK
- a CDS encoding TonB family protein; translation: MSTFSPTDLVAKYLRYPIALVLSFVVSAIFFLAVPVINALLFDKGVKTEKELEAVTEVEVLVSEKKPEVKQKVIRTIVNPNPFKISSNMGVGRSQNFQMDLSLARGAAGDGVAVGTGGMENVVYEAGEVDEQASVLREIQPKFPERAKRLGVSGYVKVLIVIDVYGDVAQTQVLTLDPPGYGFETEALNAVRQWKFSPAQLGGYPVAQKATKEFRFVK